In Desulfovulcanus ferrireducens, the genomic window GTATTTTTGTAAGTTGTAGCCCGCTTTTGCGGGCTTTTTTGTTATTGGAGAAAAATTATTCTTGACTTTGTTCTTTTTTGAATTTTATTTTCTAAAAAAGAGAGGTAGCAGAATGATTGATGAAGTTGATAAGAAAATATTGAACATTCTCCAAAAAAATGCCCGGATTTCCAACGCAGAAATTGCGCGACGGGTAGGTATGGCTCCCTCAGGAATCTTGGAGCGGATGCGAAAGCTCGAGCGTAAAGGAATTATCCAAAAATATGAAGTGCGTTTGAATCCCAAGGCCTTGGGATTGGTTCTTACTGTGTTGATCATGGTTAAGACTGAGGAACGGGTCGGATCGGTGGAGATAGGTTATGAACTGGCCAAGATTTCAGAGGTTCAGGAAGTATATTTTACTGCTGGGGAATATAACTATCTCTTAAAGGCCAGGGTGTCTGATACAGATGCTTTGACAGAACTTTTGAGAAAGTTCGGTGCTATTCCCGGGGTTAAAGATACCAGGACGACTCTGGTCTTAAATGACATTAAAGAAAGCTTGGCCCTGGATCTGGATCGCGTTGATGTGGCTAGAGCCGGAGGCAAAAAGGGAGCTAGAAAAGGTAATAGTCAGGAAAGTGAAGATATATCCTAAGTTACAGAAAACCTGCCTGCCGCACTACAGGAAAGAAGGTCTAGATAATGGAATTTCTTTAACTTAGCCGTATACCTTCATTAAAACCAAAAGGGGGAGATATGGACAAGAAAGCACTCAATCCCAAAATCAGAGAGCGCGGTAAGGAATTCTTCAAGAGTATCAGCGGGGAAGCCCCCTCCATTTTTAACAAGGGGTGGTGGACTGGCAAGGTCATGGATTGGGCCATGCGCAATGAGAACTTTAAGGTTCAGTTGTTTCGCTTTGTGGATGTTCTACCCTATTTAAACAGGTCCGAATCTTTGACCCGACACATACAAGA contains:
- a CDS encoding Lrp/AsnC family transcriptional regulator, with product MIDEVDKKILNILQKNARISNAEIARRVGMAPSGILERMRKLERKGIIQKYEVRLNPKALGLVLTVLIMVKTEERVGSVEIGYELAKISEVQEVYFTAGEYNYLLKARVSDTDALTELLRKFGAIPGVKDTRTTLVLNDIKESLALDLDRVDVARAGGKKGARKGNSQESEDIS